A window of Gemmatimonadaceae bacterium contains these coding sequences:
- the rseP gene encoding RIP metalloprotease RseP, which yields MLALLAPILVFGVVIFVHEFGHFVAAKAMGVYAPRFSIGFGPALWKKRRGETEYVLALLPLGGYVRMASRHDETAAFLEGGSEERSGLREGDPDYDPEAMVPFGPRPVPENRWFESKPLPARVLILLAGVTMNALLALVVSIGLSVHFGRTVVATRVVGAVHAITAAPALAGLHAGDTLFAVNGDTVRDWSDVLGGLASSRTQVVFTTQHGNVIVPLSDSVTPSDVAQAVEYRVPPVADSVVPDGAAAAGGLQRGDSIVAVDGQQMPGFAELVDRVSAAADSPLVFRVRRGDRTLDLHITPRPTPVTDPVTGKVDTLGRIGVAQRDEVQRERLTVSEAVINGARLTWMMGGAVVGTVHDLIVRKVSVTELGGPIAITRASVQAARSGMETLFYLIALLSINVAVLNLIPIPILDGGQIVINVIESAKGSPFSARTREYILRFGLLAIGLLFAIVMWNDMRAWLGRFF from the coding sequence ATGCTAGCGCTCCTTGCCCCGATTCTCGTGTTCGGCGTCGTGATCTTCGTGCACGAGTTCGGGCACTTCGTGGCCGCAAAGGCCATGGGGGTGTACGCGCCCCGCTTCTCGATCGGCTTCGGCCCGGCGCTGTGGAAGAAGCGGCGCGGCGAGACCGAATACGTGCTCGCCCTGTTGCCCCTCGGCGGCTACGTCCGCATGGCCTCGCGGCACGACGAGACGGCCGCCTTCCTCGAAGGTGGGAGCGAGGAGCGGAGCGGGTTGCGCGAGGGCGACCCGGACTACGACCCCGAGGCGATGGTGCCCTTCGGACCTCGACCGGTGCCGGAGAACCGGTGGTTCGAGTCCAAACCGCTTCCCGCGCGCGTGCTCATCCTTCTGGCCGGCGTCACGATGAACGCGCTCCTCGCCCTCGTCGTCTCCATCGGCCTGTCGGTGCATTTCGGGCGCACGGTGGTCGCCACCCGAGTGGTGGGGGCGGTGCACGCGATCACGGCGGCACCGGCGCTTGCCGGTCTGCACGCCGGCGATACGCTGTTCGCCGTCAACGGCGACACCGTGCGCGACTGGTCGGATGTGTTGGGCGGCCTCGCGTCCAGCCGCACGCAGGTGGTCTTCACGACGCAGCATGGCAACGTGATCGTGCCGCTGAGCGACTCGGTCACGCCGTCCGACGTGGCCCAGGCCGTGGAGTACCGCGTGCCGCCGGTGGCGGATTCCGTGGTGCCCGACGGGGCCGCGGCGGCGGGCGGGCTGCAACGGGGGGACAGCATCGTTGCCGTCGATGGCCAGCAGATGCCGGGCTTTGCCGAGCTGGTGGATCGGGTGAGCGCGGCGGCCGATTCGCCGCTGGTGTTCCGCGTGCGGCGCGGTGACCGGACGCTGGATCTGCACATCACACCGCGGCCCACTCCGGTGACCGATCCGGTGACCGGCAAGGTCGACACCCTCGGCCGCATCGGCGTGGCCCAGCGCGACGAGGTGCAGCGCGAGCGGCTCACGGTGAGCGAAGCGGTGATCAACGGTGCCCGCTTGACCTGGATGATGGGCGGGGCAGTGGTGGGCACCGTCCACGATCTGATCGTGCGGAAGGTGTCGGTGACCGAGCTGGGCGGGCCGATCGCCATCACGCGGGCCTCGGTGCAGGCGGCGCGGAGCGGGATGGAGACCCTGTTCTATCTCATCGCCCTGTTGAGCATCAACGTGGCCGTGCTGAACCTGATCCCGATCCCGATTCTCGACGGCGGCCAGATCGTCATCAACGTGATCGAGAGCGCCAAGGGGAGCCCGTTCAGCGCTCGTACCCGGGAGTACATCCTGCGCTTCGGACTCCTGGCCATCGGGCTGCTGTTCGCCATCGTGATGTGGAATGATATGAGGGCGTGGTTGGGGCGGTTCTTCTAG
- a CDS encoding polyribonucleotide nucleotidyltransferase, with protein sequence MMQRIEKTFAGRKLVIETGRMAKQASGSAVVQFGDTMVIAACTVSDKETTLPFFPLLVEYREKTYAAGKIPGGFIKREGRPHDHEILAARVIDRSIRPLFPEGFKNEVQVFIYVVSADQENDADVLALVAASFAINASRIPFMGPIAGVRVGRVQEKWVLNPTFQQLEYSDLDLVVAGSSDSIVMVEGGALQVSEDDVVEALQVAHGGIQELIATQEELLAKIDRPAKMAWKKAELPEGLEARVKKIAEPKVAEAINQKDKHTRVQAVERVKDEVAEQLKEEYPDNGGDVKAVLGDVEYDSLRSQVLDTKLRVDGRKATEVRPITIDTPVLPRAHGSALFTRGQTQALVSVTLGTANDVQRLDSIDEPSESTKSFMLHYNFPPFSTGEVRPMRGTSRREIGHGNLAERALQAMLPPFEEFPYTIRVVSDVLESNGSSSMASICGGSLALFDAGVPMGAAVAGVAMGLIKEGKKYAILTDILGTEDHLGDMDFKVAGTAQGITSIQMDIKIEGLDLSIMKEALAQAREGRLHILGEMEKALATPRADLSPYAPRIVTMMINPEKIGDLIGPKGKTIRGIQDETGAELTVDDSGLVTIAAVGGEAMERARQMVQAVTAEPVVGEVYEGPVKSTTAFGAFIEIMPGTEGLLHISEMRHGRTEKTEDVVKKGDRVKVKLIERDERGRLRLSMKALQPKPEGTPDEAPAVEGNGAEPRAEREDRGERRGGRHGDRSRRS encoded by the coding sequence ATGATGCAACGCATCGAGAAAACCTTCGCCGGCCGCAAGCTCGTCATCGAGACGGGGCGGATGGCGAAGCAGGCGTCCGGCTCGGCCGTCGTCCAGTTCGGCGACACGATGGTGATCGCCGCGTGCACGGTGAGCGACAAGGAAACCACGCTCCCCTTCTTCCCGCTGCTCGTCGAGTATCGCGAGAAGACCTACGCCGCCGGCAAGATCCCCGGCGGATTCATCAAGCGCGAAGGGCGCCCCCACGACCACGAAATCCTGGCCGCACGGGTCATCGACCGCTCCATCCGCCCGCTCTTTCCGGAAGGGTTCAAGAACGAGGTCCAGGTCTTCATCTACGTCGTGTCGGCCGACCAGGAGAACGACGCTGACGTGTTGGCACTCGTCGCCGCGTCGTTTGCCATCAACGCATCGCGCATCCCGTTCATGGGACCCATCGCCGGCGTTCGCGTGGGCCGCGTGCAGGAAAAGTGGGTACTCAATCCCACCTTCCAGCAGCTCGAGTACAGCGATCTGGACCTGGTCGTCGCCGGCTCATCCGACTCGATCGTCATGGTCGAGGGCGGCGCATTGCAGGTGTCGGAAGACGACGTCGTCGAGGCGCTGCAGGTGGCGCACGGCGGCATCCAGGAACTGATCGCGACGCAGGAAGAATTGCTCGCCAAGATCGACCGGCCGGCCAAGATGGCCTGGAAAAAGGCGGAGCTTCCCGAGGGCCTCGAAGCCCGCGTCAAGAAGATCGCCGAGCCCAAGGTCGCCGAGGCGATCAACCAGAAGGACAAACACACCCGCGTACAGGCCGTCGAACGCGTGAAGGATGAGGTCGCCGAGCAGTTGAAGGAGGAGTATCCCGACAACGGCGGCGACGTGAAAGCGGTGCTCGGCGACGTCGAGTACGACTCCCTCCGCTCGCAGGTGCTCGACACCAAGCTGCGCGTCGATGGCCGCAAGGCCACCGAGGTGCGGCCGATCACGATCGACACGCCGGTGCTGCCGCGGGCCCACGGCTCTGCGCTGTTCACCCGCGGTCAGACGCAGGCCCTGGTGAGCGTCACGCTCGGCACGGCCAACGACGTACAGCGGCTGGACTCGATCGACGAACCGTCGGAATCGACCAAGTCGTTCATGCTGCACTACAACTTCCCGCCGTTCTCGACCGGTGAAGTGCGGCCCATGCGCGGCACGTCGCGCCGCGAGATCGGCCACGGCAACCTGGCCGAGCGCGCACTGCAGGCCATGCTTCCCCCGTTCGAAGAGTTCCCGTACACGATTCGCGTCGTGTCGGATGTGCTAGAGTCCAACGGGTCGTCGTCCATGGCGTCGATCTGCGGCGGCTCGCTGGCCCTGTTCGACGCCGGCGTGCCGATGGGCGCCGCCGTGGCCGGCGTGGCGATGGGGTTGATCAAGGAAGGCAAGAAATACGCGATCCTCACCGACATCCTCGGCACCGAGGACCACCTCGGCGACATGGACTTCAAGGTGGCCGGCACCGCGCAGGGCATCACGTCCATCCAGATGGACATCAAGATCGAAGGGCTCGACCTCTCGATCATGAAGGAAGCCCTGGCCCAGGCGCGCGAAGGCCGCCTGCACATCCTTGGCGAAATGGAGAAGGCGCTTGCGACACCGCGCGCCGACCTGTCGCCGTATGCCCCGCGCATCGTCACGATGATGATCAATCCCGAGAAGATCGGCGATCTCATCGGGCCCAAAGGCAAGACCATCCGCGGCATCCAGGACGAGACCGGCGCCGAACTCACGGTGGACGATTCCGGGCTGGTCACCATCGCCGCCGTCGGCGGCGAGGCCATGGAGCGGGCGCGCCAGATGGTTCAGGCGGTCACCGCCGAGCCGGTGGTGGGCGAGGTGTACGAAGGCCCCGTCAAGTCGACGACGGCGTTCGGTGCCTTCATCGAAATCATGCCCGGCACCGAGGGTCTGCTCCACATCTCCGAGATGCGCCACGGCCGCACCGAGAAGACCGAAGACGTGGTCAAGAAGGGTGACCGCGTGAAGGTCAAGCTCATCGAGCGTGACGAACGCGGTCGCCTCCGCCTGTCGATGAAGGCGCTCCAGCCCAAGCCCGAAGGCACGCCGGACGAAGCGCCGGCCGTCGAAGGCAACGGCGCCGAGCCGCGCGCGGAGCGCGAGGATCGTGGAGAACGCCGCGGCGGGCGCCACGGCGACCGTTCCCGCAGGTCGTGA
- a CDS encoding pitrilysin family protein, protein MSGPARRAESGFRSTVLSNGLTVLSEHMPGVRSVSFGAWIRSASVHERVEEMGLSHLLEHMVFKGTSRRSAAEIALSLEAVGGALDAYTSREHTVYQARVLDAHLDLAADVIGDMVFHPALREEDLALERRVILEEIAMVDDTPDDLVFELHNEALWGRHPLGYSILGTRETVARLGTADLRALHERAYHPEHIVVAAAGNVEHEQLLEVLERTGWTGRPAGGTPRPTAPPVDLVPPTSRHVAREGAQTHIVVGTRAVRHGDPRRHALVLVSMLMGGGMSSRLFQRVREELGLAYAVYTFQSLHEHAGAHGVYVGTAPESAERAHEAIIVELERVAREGLSSEDLAMGKEQLKGQLVLSLESPGARMYRAASVALYDEPYRTLDELLTQVDAVDEATVRQVAAEFFAPAVQTVLSLGPETTD, encoded by the coding sequence GTGAGCGGGCCGGCGCGGCGCGCCGAATCCGGGTTCCGAAGCACCGTTCTCTCGAATGGCCTGACCGTACTCTCGGAGCATATGCCCGGAGTGCGGTCGGTCTCGTTCGGGGCCTGGATCCGGTCGGCCTCGGTGCACGAGCGCGTGGAGGAGATGGGGCTGTCGCACCTGCTCGAGCACATGGTGTTCAAGGGCACGTCGCGGCGGTCGGCCGCCGAGATCGCGCTGTCGCTCGAAGCGGTGGGCGGAGCGCTCGACGCCTATACGTCGCGTGAACACACGGTGTACCAGGCGCGGGTGCTCGACGCGCACCTCGATCTGGCAGCCGACGTGATCGGCGACATGGTCTTCCACCCGGCGCTCCGCGAGGAGGACCTGGCGCTCGAGCGCCGCGTGATCCTCGAAGAGATCGCGATGGTGGACGACACCCCCGATGATCTCGTGTTCGAGTTGCACAACGAAGCCCTGTGGGGGCGACACCCGCTGGGCTACTCCATCCTCGGCACCCGAGAGACCGTGGCGCGCCTCGGCACGGCCGATCTGCGCGCTCTGCACGAACGGGCGTACCACCCCGAACACATCGTCGTGGCGGCGGCCGGCAACGTGGAGCACGAACAGTTGCTGGAGGTCCTCGAGCGCACGGGGTGGACCGGCCGCCCAGCCGGCGGGACCCCGCGGCCGACCGCTCCCCCGGTGGACCTCGTGCCGCCCACGTCGCGCCACGTGGCACGCGAGGGGGCCCAGACGCACATCGTGGTGGGCACGCGAGCCGTCCGCCACGGGGATCCCCGCCGCCACGCGCTCGTGCTGGTGAGCATGCTGATGGGCGGGGGCATGAGTTCGCGCCTCTTCCAGCGGGTGCGCGAGGAACTGGGACTGGCCTACGCGGTGTACACCTTCCAGTCGCTCCACGAGCACGCGGGGGCGCACGGCGTGTACGTGGGCACGGCGCCCGAGAGCGCCGAGCGCGCTCACGAGGCGATCATCGTCGAGCTGGAGCGGGTCGCCAGAGAGGGGCTGTCCAGCGAGGACCTGGCCATGGGGAAGGAGCAGCTCAAGGGACAGCTCGTGCTGTCGCTGGAGAGCCCCGGAGCGCGGATGTACCGGGCCGCGTCGGTGGCGCTCTACGACGAGCCGTATCGGACGCTGGACGAGCTGCTGACCCAGGTGGACGCCGTGGACGAGGCGACGGTGCGGCAGGTGGCCGCCGAGTTCTTCGCGCCCGCGGTCCAGACGGTGTTGTCGCTCGGGCCCGAGACCACCGACTGA
- the rpsO gene encoding 30S ribosomal protein S15, whose amino-acid sequence MSFLKSPEIAKYKAHETDTGSTKVQVAVLTERINYLTEHFRTHQKDHHSRQGLLKMVGQRKRLMNYLRRTDVESYRQLVQDLGLRY is encoded by the coding sequence ATGTCCTTTCTGAAGTCGCCCGAGATCGCGAAGTACAAGGCCCACGAGACCGACACCGGCTCGACCAAGGTGCAGGTGGCTGTGCTCACCGAGCGCATCAACTACCTGACCGAGCATTTCCGCACGCATCAGAAAGACCATCACAGCCGGCAAGGCCTGCTGAAGATGGTCGGCCAGCGCAAGCGGCTGATGAATTATCTGCGGCGGACCGATGTCGAGAGCTATCGGCAGCTCGTGCAGGATCTCGGCCTACGCTACTAA
- the ald gene encoding alanine dehydrogenase → MKVGVPKEIKTNENRIALVPAGAEALVGAGHEVLIEAGAGEGSGFGDEMYTAVGARIAADAATVWRDSEMIMKVKEPIEREWKHMRRGQLIFTYFHFAADEKLTKAHLDSGAVCVAYETVELPNRELPLLTPMSEVAGRMAVQEGAKYLEKLYGGRGVLLGGVPGVAPAKVVVLGGGVVGTNAAKMAAGMGAKVIILDLSLERLRYLSDVMPANVQLIHSNRHNILEAIETADLVVGGVLIAGAKAPKLVRREDLKRMRPGSVIVDVAIDQGGCVETIHATTHENPTYVVDGVIHYGVANMPGGVPRTSTLALTNATLPYALQLANKGWKRALKENQALLKGLNAADGQVTYKAVADAFGLPYVPAEKFVG, encoded by the coding sequence ATGAAAGTTGGCGTTCCGAAGGAAATCAAGACGAACGAGAACCGCATCGCGCTCGTTCCCGCAGGGGCTGAAGCGCTTGTGGGCGCCGGCCACGAAGTGTTGATCGAGGCTGGGGCCGGCGAAGGCAGCGGCTTTGGCGATGAGATGTACACGGCGGTGGGGGCCAGGATCGCTGCTGATGCCGCCACGGTGTGGCGCGACAGCGAGATGATCATGAAGGTGAAGGAGCCGATCGAGCGTGAGTGGAAGCACATGCGGCGGGGGCAACTCATCTTCACGTACTTCCATTTCGCAGCCGACGAGAAGCTCACCAAGGCACACCTGGACAGCGGCGCGGTGTGCGTGGCCTACGAGACCGTCGAACTCCCGAACCGGGAACTGCCCCTGCTGACGCCCATGTCGGAGGTGGCGGGGCGGATGGCCGTGCAGGAAGGCGCCAAGTATCTGGAGAAGCTCTACGGCGGACGCGGCGTCCTCCTGGGCGGCGTGCCGGGTGTGGCGCCGGCAAAGGTGGTGGTGCTCGGCGGCGGCGTGGTGGGGACGAACGCTGCCAAGATGGCCGCCGGCATGGGGGCCAAGGTCATCATCCTCGATCTGTCGCTGGAGCGGCTGCGTTACCTGAGCGACGTGATGCCGGCCAACGTGCAGCTCATCCACTCCAACCGGCACAACATCCTCGAGGCCATCGAAACGGCGGACCTCGTCGTGGGCGGGGTGCTCATTGCGGGGGCCAAGGCGCCCAAGCTCGTCCGGCGCGAGGATCTCAAGCGGATGCGTCCCGGCTCGGTGATCGTGGACGTGGCCATCGACCAGGGTGGTTGCGTGGAGACCATTCACGCCACGACGCACGAGAATCCGACGTACGTGGTGGACGGTGTGATCCATTACGGCGTGGCCAACATGCCCGGCGGGGTGCCGCGGACGTCCACGCTGGCGCTCACCAACGCGACGCTTCCCTACGCCTTGCAGCTGGCGAACAAAGGCTGGAAACGGGCGCTCAAGGAGAATCAGGCGCTGCTCAAGGGGCTGAACGCCGCCGACGGACAGGTGACGTACAAGGCGGTGGCCGATGCGTTCGGGTTGCCGTACGTGCCGGCGGAGAAGTTCGTGGGGTAA